Part of the Arvicanthis niloticus isolate mArvNil1 chromosome 2, mArvNil1.pat.X, whole genome shotgun sequence genome, GCACTCTGACCCCAAAGGACTGTTTCTGACAGGGAGACCCAAACCATTTCCAAGCCACAAATAAAGAACTCTTCTATTCCATTCAGTATTGTTCACTATGGAAACCACACTGTAGCCTCATCTTGTACAGGTTGGGAAGAGGGAGGATGTAGGGCTGTCCTTCGTCTCCATCACAGGTACAGATAAGTCCTGAAAGCCACTGTGAGCTGGGTGGTGCTTGGGAACACAGAGAGCTGCAGCCATGGTGGGGCTGGGGCTAGGGTCCTTGTGTAGCACAGAGGATGAAGGGCCCAGGTGGCCATCAGGTACCCTGGCATCCAAGTGCACAAAGCTAGCTGGTACTGAGGAAGAGTCACCTCTGTGGTGCTTTTGTCAGAGCCCTTGTCTCACACTTGGAGACAGAAGTGCTCAGGGACAAACAAGAAGATGCCAGTGCTGGCACAAGGGCAGTGGCTTGGATGGAAATGGGGGAGAATGGAGACTTGTAGAAGATGTTCTGACCCAAAGCTGTGAGCGGCCCTGGtgtggatgctctcctgtagtGTCATGGGCTCACAACTAAAGCAGACGCCAGCAGCGCCCACCGTCACTAGCTGGGCTCGCTGTTCTGCAGGCACCGGTCATGCCCAGGTCTTAGGAGCCCCTTGGCTACCTCTGGCACCATTTGTGGGCCACATCTCTTGCACATTCCATGGTCCAGCTCTAAGGGCTGTCCATAGTTAGACTCACCAGTACTAGTTGTAAGAAGAGAGgcttgagctggagagatagctcagtggttaggagcactgactgacttcctccagaggtcctgagttcaattcccagcaaccacatggtggctcacaaccatctgtaaagggatttggtgccctcttctggcctgcaggtgtacaagcagatagagtactcatttactcatttacataaatctttaaaaaaaaaaaaagaaagaggaagaagaagaggaagaggaggaggagaggctcaCTCTGTACTGGGTGCTTGCTCCATTCTCAGTGCTATGCTGAGTCCGTCACATACATCACCACTGTTATTTATGCGGCCTGAGAACGGGTGCTACTTTTAATCAAGTGGGCTATGCGGAGAAGACTCAGAAGGTCAGTGACTTGCCTGAAGTTAGAAGGTGACAGATTTTTAAAGCAGGGTCTAGAGCACAGTTGTATCCTACCCTGTGCTGCCTCTCACCTACATGGGAGCTTTGACCTGGACTCACCTGCTCATAGACAAGAGGCCCAGTAGAGCCCCTCAACTGTCAGCTCAGACCCAGGGACAGCCTGCACGAAGTGTGGAAATGACCCTTCAACACATGATGGGATGTGGGACTGGGTGACTGACCACGGGGCATGCAGCCTTGGTGGCTAATCTGCCTGCACCTATGAACATTGTCACTGACTGACTGCTTGGTGTGCTTGTGTGTCCAGTGTTGTACAGTGTGTATCTTGTGTGTTGCAGGGCCCTTTACCAAACACATGTGGACACTTCTGGGAGATGGTGTGGGAGCAGAAGAGCAGAGGCGTGGTCATGCTCAACCGCATCATGGAGAAAGGCTCGGTGAGTTCACACCGGACAGCTTGGCTGCTGCTGTCTACATGACACGGTTCCTAAAGCTCCCGTGTGCCCTGAGCTTCTGTTGTCTGACTTCTTTACATgacaaattgtttttaaaaagttaaacattacataaatacacatgtattcTAGGCAGGACTAGGGAGAGACACAGCAGGCCAGACCCCGCGGAGCCTATGAGGCAGGCACTTTGCCTGTTGCATGTGCTTTCTTGGTACTGCCTGTGTTTGTGGAACTGGGTAAATGGTTGTCTCTAAAAGCAGCCTTTAGTGTTATCTTAACAAGTCCACCTTTGGCTGCTCAGACTGTGCCTCTTGATGGCAAAGGTGGTTCTGCAGAGCAGTGAGAGACATTGGCGTCTAGACTTGATGTGCCACCATAACCTCTGCTGGTGAGATGACATTGGGACTTGTGGCACTGTGAATTCTTGCAACTTAAAACACCACCCCTCAGGCGCTGTCCCTCCAGCCACCCTTGCCCCTCAGCCTGCTGTTTTCTGTCCCTTCTGTCCCAGGGTGGTCTGTGTCACTCGGGTCTCACCACAATCTCAccgtccccagcacccatgtagaggCTTATAACCACCTCTGAtcaagttccaagggatccaacaacCTCTGTGACCTCAGTGGACACCAGCCATGCACACGGCACACAGATAGATGTGCAGACAagacacgcatacacatacaagaGCTTTTAAAAAGTCACTGGGTGTGGTATGATTTACTGTGCATATATGTAAGGGTACACATGCATCTGTATATACTTAAATATGTAAGTATGTTGCCAGGGTCCTAATGGCCCCTAGTAGTTAGCACAGTCCGGATTAGCAGGTATTGTCACACTATAAGGAATAGTGTCTGCTCTGTCATTGCGTGAGTACCACCAGGTCTGGCTTTTGGTACCCTGGGCTGATCATAACTAGATCCACTATGACCACCTTCCTGAAGATCCCTGTGCTAGCCATTGGAAGCACAGCTGGCTAGCTGGTTACTGTTTCTCATGGCAGCATAGCAGTGGTCCTTTAGAAGTATTCTTCTTGACTCCGGTCCGTTGGAGCAATGTGCTTTATGTGGGGTCCTCATCAGAAACTGTGGGTGTGGGAAGAGGACAGGGATGAGAGTTCTTACTGCTCTGCTCACCTAGTTCCAGCCGTCCTCAGCCCAGCAGAGCTGCCTTGCAGAGGCCCTGGGCTTCATGTGCACTctctgcccttcttcctctcagaCATGTAGGTGCTTACCTCCTACCTTTGGTACATGGTGTTTTCTGTGTGTAATGGTAGGATTGTTGTTTATATAGTAGGAGACAGCTAGGTGAATATAGTTTGCATTCCAGAATGCAGCGTGTGTCTCTCCTAAAACCCCGTGAGAGTCAGAGTTGGAGGTCAGGCTCTTGGTAGCCCAGGGTCCTTATCTCTGGAACCTTTTCAATTGTCCATATTATTCTTTTGGGAGATGAAAACAAGCCacctgttggggggggggggagaggggaagatggCACTGGCTGTCACAGGTTCTTCTTCAGACTGCCTGCCTCTTTGTTTTGGAAGGACTTGTGTGAGCATCAGGCTTCATGGTTGAAATGACTATTAAACCCAGGCCACCAGCACACTGGCATTACCACCTTCCTGTCTGGGGCTGGCCAAAGGGCCTTGTTGTCAATCCCGGTGAGGGCCTGCTCGTATTCCAGTAAGAGTCAGACTTCGCTCATGGCAGTACGTGGGTACCATCAGCTAACCGGAAGGAGGCATTATGTACTCTCttgtttgctttgtctttaaAGCAGAAACTTTTACAGGAAATGACAGAGCCAAACATGGTCCCATAGACATCTAATTAAATGTTGTGTGATGGACATTTGGCTGTGTGCCGGAATGCCTCTGAAATTGTAGATTTTGCCTAGATTAGAGATCTGTCAGCTTGTTCTGGGCTTCTGCTGTGGAAGTGAAGGTCAGAGCCTGTCCGCCCTGCCCCCGAGTGAAGACACCCATTCCCTCTTCCATACTGACAGCCCTTTACCCTGGCATGGGTAGCCTGAGGTCTGACTGGGAACTAGTGACCCATTCAAGTCTCTACATGCACAGTTTGCTGGCACCTGGCCTTTGCATTCTGATGTGGAGGTCTGTCCCCACGCTGACAGACTGGCCTTGGTCCTCAAAGGTGGGAGGAGGCTTGGGTTGAGCAGGCCAGACCTTGAAATAGAGCACTTGAGAAAGCCCGCTAAGCTTCTGTCTTGGGATTGGAAGGCTCCTGCTCCGTGGGTAGTGGAAGCCCTcacttccttctctgccttctctgtctcctgcattGGTTTTGTGGAGGGCAGCTTTGGAGCCCAGAAGAGTGACAGCAGTGGCCTCTGCAGTCCAGTCTAGCCTCAGCTCCTCCCAGCCCCTCAGGAAGTGATATCTTGGGTTCCCAGTTGCCACCGCCCCACTGTGCTTGCCCTGTTTCCTGCATTCCTTTAAGACACTGTCCTGTCAGCCATCAGAATCTTCCCTCCAGAGAGCTTCCGTTGGCCTCTTTCTTTGCTTGGTTAGCATGAGCTCCCCCTCCTCTGACTCCCCAGGTCTTCTCAGTgtctcccttctgtgttctccccatccacccaccctagAGGGAGGAAGCATCTCTCCAGCAGACTGGGCCAGCCCTAGTACAGGTCAGGCATGTGAATTCTATATTGTGTACCAGATAGCAGCTTACTACACTTCCTTGGGAGGATTGAGGAGGTCTCAGGTCTCTGCCTGGGCACCCTGTCAGTCCTGCCTTGGAGACCCAGAACAGCTGTCTGCAGCAGGAATGACTGAGTACCTGAACTTAGATCACAGGGTCTGTGAGACTGAATTCCAGCCTGATCTTTTTTCCTCAATCCAGCCTAGATCTTTTGTTTCATTACAAGCTGTAATGAGCATTTGAATCCTGATCTAAGCTATCAAAACAGAATGTCAGGGGTACTTTTCTGAACAGAACCAAATCAGAGTGGATGGGTGACTGCACCTGCACGTTGTCTTCCACAGCCCTCAGCCTGACAAGGCTCCAGCTTCCAGCCCTGTTGCCTGTGGGTTCCTCAAAGGGCTCTGGGCATACTGAGATACTACTGAAGGTGTCTGTGAGGGGCACAGCTTCTGTGTGGTATGGTTTTTACCTCATGGCAAGGACCAGAGCCCACTGTGACAAGTTGCTGGGTGAGAAGTGTGAGCCCTGCCACAAAGCTACTGGGTCAGGGTCCCAACCAGCTCTGGTTTAACTAGGGTGAGAGCTGCACTGACTGGGAGACCCCAGCCAGAGTTGTCAGAAAGCTGGAGGACAGCCCTGCAAGCCTCCTGTCTCATGTAGCAGGTACTCAAAATAACCAGTGCTATTCTTCCCCCAGTTAAAATGTGCCCAGTATTggccacagaaagaagaaaaggagatggTCTTTGATGACACAAATTTGAAGTTGACACTAATCTCTGAAGATGTCAAGTCATATTACACAGTACGACAATTGGAGTTGGAAAACCTGGCTGTAAGTATCGCGTGTGTGAAGTCCTTCCAGAGACTAACTTGCTTCTGATCTCAGACCCAGGGTGCTAATTTCAACTGCAGCATCCCCAGGAATTGTGAGCCCTGTGCACGGGATCGCCTCATCCCATCATGAGCAGAGCTTGCTGTTCTAGGAGCCAGTGCCCAGGACTAGTGGCGGTCAGGATACAAGGTCCTCCCAGTGCACTTGCCCTTGACACCACTTAACACAGGTCCAAGGGAAAGTCAGTTTCCTACCTGAGAGTGGTCTGCTCCACCTGTGGGATTTGGTGGCTGAAATGGTATCTGCAAGAGAAACGACAGAGAGCTTGCACCTTCCTCACTGTCTGGACTGCCACAAGGAGCGGGCTCCCTGCACTACCCAGGTTTCCTACAGCTGAGAATTCCTACGTCAGGCCTTGGGTAGACTTGCTGTGGGGACAGTCGTCTTGTCTGTTGCTTCCATCACTAAGAGAAGGTCCTAGGGCATGGCAAGACCCTCTGATAAGGAGCAGGGAGCTACCCGTGGCACAGAGCTGTGACTAAAGCCATAGGAGTCTCAGGCATGGTGGAAGCTTCTGTTGGCCCACTCTGCCCATTGCTGGGGTCGGGCCAACAGACAGCTCCCTGTGTCTTTGCTTGTTCTACTTTCAGACTAGGGCTTGCAAGGGTTCTGGGAGGTCATAGATGAGAGGTCAGGAGGTATGTGGGATCCTGAGAGCAGAGGGGAGATAGGGTAATGGCTGCACCACTGGAGTGAGGCTTTCTAGGCCATAGGAAAGTATTGGAATCTGCTGCGGGGACAGTCACATATCCTTGGACCTCCCTGGGGCTCCCTCCTTATAGAGAACTAATTGTAGAATTTAGCTCAGGCTGCTGGAGGTGGAGAGGGGTGTGGCCCTGGCAGGGCCTCCTAGAGGAGCCTGGAGCATGAGCTGCGGTCCCTGCAGTTCTGGGCTCCCTGTGACTGCCGTGGTGGGGTGTGGCAGACCCTTTCTGATGCTTTCCAATGTTTGTCAGCCTTGCTTTAAAAGTGATGTCAGATAATCTCTGGAAAACGTCTGCTTATTGAGGAAGACAATTCAGAGCAGCAGCAGATGCTTGTTGTGAGTTTCAAGGCCAAGTGAGGATAGCAGAACCTAGACTTTGTTTGGGGTTGGGACTTTTGGAGGGTGGTTGGTTTTataagataaggtctcactagAGGTCCAGGCTGGATTTACAAtctgtcagcctctgcctccagagtgctgggattatagacacaaGGCTGGCTCAAGGTTTCAGCTTGAGCACCTTTCTGGGCCCTAGAACAGAGTCCTGTGGAGGAACGGGAGGCAGGAGGAGTGTGGTAGAAGAACCCCATGTTCTTTTGGGCTAACGCCAGTGTTCATGTTTGAGACACCCCTGCCTTGCATGCAGTACAAGTAGTGCTGGGGTTTACAGCAAGGTGAGCAGAGCTACTGCAGGGTCCCCAATGGTCCTTCAGCTGTGTACAACATCCTGGGTCTAGCAGCCACTCTGAAGGGGTGGCCACGTCCGTCTCTGGTGTGTGTTTGTCCTACAGCAGGGACCTCCTGAACTTCGCAGAAAGAGAGCAACTTTATCAGCAAGTCAAGCCTTAGGCGTCTGTGTCCCAGTCTTTGCCTGGCACAGGCTGCTAGCCCTCGCTGCAGCCCTGGGGCCCTGCCCTCTGAGGTCTGCCGTGGCCACCTTTAACTAAATACTGGACTGTgttgctggtgagatggctcacatATGAAGGTAAAATGCCAGAGGGTCTAGGAAAGAGCAGACCGGAACAGCAGCAGAGGCCAAGCTTGTTGCTCAGCTCCAGGAGCACTGAGACAGCTGTGGAAATGGGTGTGGTCCCCGAGGTAGTGATGGTGTGGAACACTCCCCAGCAGTCTGGTACAGGAGTCACTGCTGATGCTGCGCCTGTATGGCAGCCACCTTATTGGCAATCCTGTCTTTGGAGACTTCTTGAAAAGTAACACTTGTCTGACACATCCAGTGTTCTCCCTGGGCCACACAGACCTGGTgtacctccccaacccccacacatACAGGAAGGCTTCTGAGGTTTAAGGTGCCAGTGACATCATGGCGACTTTCCAGCTGAAATGGTTGTGGCTACATGTGTGAGTGTAGAGGGAACGAAGGGGTAAGAAGACTGCCCACTGTTTAAGGCTGTGGCCAGACCCAGCCATATGCGCTGAGGAAGGCTGGGCAGGAACTAACTTGATGCACATGCGGGGTCTGTGTGGATAATGTACTCAGCCTAACAGCAAGTGTCTCTTTCAGACCCAGGAGGCTCGCGAGATCCTTCATTTCCACTACACCACATGGCCTGACTTTGGAGTCCCCGAGTCCCCTGCCTCTTTCCTCAATTTCCTATTCAAAGTCCGAGAGTCGGGCTCACTCAGCCCAGATCACGGCCCCATTGTGGTCCACTGCAGTGCTGGCATCGGCAGGTCGGGGACTTTCTGCTTGGCGGACACCTGCCTCTTACTGGTGAGGAGGGCTTTGCCAGCCTACAAAGAGAGGAAGCACACTTGAACTTACCCTGTTGGCTAGAGTTCAGGTCACTGTCCACAGGCCCCTTCCTTGGAAGACACCTGCTGTGACCTTTGAGCTTAACAGTTTTCATTGGTGATGGTTGAGCCCCTTCTACCTATGTTCGTGGGGTTCTGCCAGTTGTACAGGAGCGGGGTATCCTAGAACACCATGATTCTTTTCTAAGTTCTTTCAGCTCAGGCCCAAATGGTCCCAAAATTTGCtgcatttttttcccatttccttgAGACCCTCCACCACCCACCCCTCTGTGGCTTTCTTCTGGCTGACCCGGTGTCCCTGACTTGCAGATGGACAAGAGGAAGGACCCGTCGTCCGTGGACATCAGGAAGGTGCTGCTGGAGATGCGCAGGTTCCGCATGGGCCTCATCCAGACGGCTGACCAGCTGCGCTTCTCCTACCTGGCTGTCATCGAGGGCGCCAAGTTCATCATGGGCGACTCGTCAGTGCAGGTCAGTGCCACTCTGCTTCAAGAGTACATGCTGGTGTTCGGCCGGCCCGGGTCCTAGCTGGGGATAGACCACAGAACCTGTGCGTGCTTACCCAGACTCTACTCTGAAAGAAACTCCAGTTGTAGAAGGCCCAATACTGTTGAGGTCAAAGGAAATGGCTCCCCTTTGTGTATGACATTGCTGGGGTCATTAAACAACTGCTCTCTGTGCCTGCCGCATGCTCTGCAGAGCGTTGATGGGAAGAGACCACCTGACCTTCCCAAGACCATGCTGCACAGCCTGAGTCTTTAAAGGCGGAGCTGGGACACCAGCACTCCAAGGCCGGCCTGGCTCCCTGAGACCCtacttcaaaaaaaaacaaatttcccTTCCAAATATTTGCCTAAAACCAAGGAGCCCAGAGCTGCTCTGAGCTGTCACCTGCTCACTAGGACAGACCCAGAGCAGGCACTGATGGGGCTTCTGTTGCTTTCTAAGGATCAGTGGAAGGAGCTCTCCCATGAAGACCTGGAACCTCCACCTGAGCACGTGCCCCCACCTCCCCGGCCACCCAAACGCACACTGGAGCCTCACAATGGGAAGTGCAAGGAACTCTTCTCCAACCACCAGTGGGTGAGCGAGGAGACCTGTGAGGATGAAGACAACCTGGCCAGAGAAGAAGGCAGAGCCCCCTCAAGCGCTGTGCACATCGTGAGCAGGTGATGGAGGCCTGGCTggtaggggtggggtgagagGAAGTGGCTTGCTGTCCAGAAACCCACGAAGGCATTGAAAACTCTGAGGCTACAAGAGGTGTTTCTGCATGCATGAGAAATGGtgttgtagggctggagagatggctcggtgattgAGAAATGATGTTGTCTCTGTCCAGCCAAGCTCCCAGTGCCCCAGATTTTCCTGTGAAATGACAGGTTATCATGGGGTTCCAGTGCTCCTTGTGGTATTTGTCTGACTTGCTCTGGCTGACTGGAACAAGGCAGGTAGGGACTGCCGCTTGCTCGCTCTCGCTGGTAGAAGCATTGTTGAGCACCCACAGATATCTGTGGAGTACTTGGGTAGTATTAGAATGTGCCCAGCATCTGTGCTGCAGACCCTCCATCTGGGGAAAGGACAGCGTTGTGTAGTAGAGCTGGGGTGATCAAGAAAAGTCTGTGCCTGCAGGAAGTGGCACTGTGGTGACCCCGGTGGGAGGGAGCCATTTCCTGTGTCGGCCGTCTCCTTCCTGGAGGGCAGTTTCGAGGTGTGGGCACACACATTCAGACTCTGAGCAGAACCCACCCAGAGCTTTGCACACAGCGTGCAGAGGCATGGCCTAGCTGCCCTCATTCTAGCATGCGTGGACAGAGAAGGTACAGAGCTGGCAGTGTACAGGAAGCCATGTTTCTCCTGCAACTGGGATGTGGATTAGGTGCATGTTGGCCTAGAGCTGGGACTTCCCATTCCTGGTTAAGCATGTACACTGGTGGGCTGCAGGCTGACTGGAATTAAACCCAGCCCTGGCCGTGACTACTGCCCAGGGTCCTCCAGGGCTAGGAGACAAGCAGGCTGCCCTGTTCCCTGTTCTGGCTTCCCCACTGGGAGGGGAGGGTTCATTTCTCTAGATTTCCTCCATGGGGATGGtatctttttctgtcttcccagggtAGATaacctgtttcctcctctctcctcagcaTGAGTCATGACACTGAAGTTAGGAAACGAATGGTGGGTGGAGGTCTTCAAAGTGCTCAGGCATCTGTCCCCACCAAGGAAGAGCTGCCCCCAACCGAGGAGGCACAAAAGGCACACTGGCCaactcactggaagcccttcctGGTCAACATGTGCATGGCCACAGTCCTAGCTACCGGTGCATACCTCTGCTACCGGGTATGTTTTCACTGACAGACTGGGAGGCGTGAACATGGGGCactgccactgcccagcttagGATTCAGTCTGCGGCGTCTGACCTGGTGTAGAAGGAACAACAGCTCGCAAGCCTGCGCTGGAACTGGAAGGGCCAGCCCCAAGAGGGGCGTCAGTGCACTGGGCTTTGAAGGAGCCCCTGGTCCCAAGATCAGAGTCTAATCTCAGGGCCTTAACCTGTTCAGGAGAAGTAGAGGAAATGCCAAATACTCTCCTTGCTCTCACCTcactcctcccctttctctggttcatttgtttttggaaaaaaaagaattacaacacattgttgtttttaacatttataaaggcaggtttttgttatttctggagaaaaaaaaaaaagatgctaggCACTGGTGAGGCACTGGTGAAGCACTGGTGAGGCACTGGTGAGGCTCTCTCGTGCCCTTTGGCGTGTGATCAGGTTCATGATTTCCATTGATTTCCAGGGGAAGGATCCCACCGGCTAGAACTGTAAGGTTCCTGCTGGCTTGGGCAGCCCCCACTGTGCACCCTGAGCTTGCAGGTGCCCTGGAGCTCCGCCCTGCTGAGAGGAGAGGGCAGCACAGGCTGCCTCTGCACAGCAGGCCCCGCTCTGCTTTGCTCAGGTGTCCTCTGCGGTTTCATCCTCCTCCCTCTTTGTGACCGCCCTCTTATAGATGGCCCTGCCctcaccaccccacccctgtaAATGAGTTTCCCTGAGGGCCTTGCCTCGGGGTCATCAGAGGTGGCTGCcagccccagtgctggggtttccATTTCATTTGGAAAGTCATTACTACTCAGTGTAGAAGCCACTCCACTGAGGTGCAAGCAAGACTGATAAAGGAGGAAGGAGCCTTGGTGTCGTGGAAGCCACTCCACAGGACCTGTACCAACCTCTGAAACACTCAGTCCTGTTCCAGTGATCGTCCTTAAAGGCATCAGATAGATGATGTTTGCAGACTGCAAAGACTTTTCCTGAGTGGTGATTTTCAGAGTCTGGACTCAGAAAACACCACCAAGCGCTTCCCAGGCTGCCTCTGAGGCGGGTGTGGCCGAGGCTGTGGGGAGGCCGTTGTGGGCACCTCCAGGGCACTTGCTTCGCACAGTTGCTTCCTGTCCAGCAGTGCAGCCTGCACTCCATCCAGCCTCTGAGCCACAGGCCACAGTGGCCATGGTGGCCCGCAGAGCCAGTGTGATGGATGCTTGTTCACTTGGAGCCACCTTCCCAGGCCATGTGGCTCCCTTCCTGCTTtaccttctgcttccttcctggaGTGGCAAGCCCAGGATCAGATCGTGAGGAGTGCGAGGGAGCCGCGGGCACTCCTGCAGCCTGTGGTGAGCCTGCCTCTGAGGGACCGCTCTCCTCTTATTTATTCCCTTTGCCCAgaggcagcccccccccccccccccagtgagcACACCCTGAAACCGACACGTAAGGTGTCCGCCCGCACCCAGGACTGTCAGGTACAGTAACAGGTCAGTGCTGGGGTCGAACGAGGCAAGAGTGCAGGACTGACAGGAGCCACTGTGTGGCCAGTGCTGGGGCCAGGGGCAGGAGCTGGAGAGTGTTAGGAGCAGCCTTCAGGGAAGCAGGACGGTGGTGATGCATGAAGTCCCTGTGGCTGCAGATGAGATGTGCAGGATCAGGGCTGGGCTTTCTCCCTCTAGATCCTTCTAGATTCCATTCCTGCCCTCTGCTTTCCCTGGGGGTTAGAGAACACACGGGCTCCTGTCCTCCTGGTGCCACGTGCTTGACACTCAACACTTAAATGCCTGCTCACTGGCAGGGACCTTTCATGCTCTGACCAGAAGTGGCCATTGCTGAGTCACCACCACCACTCAGAGTGACAACAGTACTGTCCAGTGCAGATGCCGCCCAACTTCTGGCTTCTGGTCTGCCCCGCCCCCCCTGGATCTGACATTCCACACTCGCACCTCATTCCCTGGACACTAGGCAGGCAGGGCCCTTCCACCTCTGGGAACAGCCCCTCCATTCCAAGTTCATGCTGTTCTGGAACAGGCCAGGACTGGAAGCAAGGCAGCTCGTGAGAAGCACCCTCCTGGGAACAGGATGGGCGACAGTCCTTAGAGTCAGCCTGCTGTCGTTGCTGGCCCAGGCCACCTTGCCCACCCAGGAGAGACTGATGATGGTGCTCATGACTCTTCTGTGAGGGGACTGAACCTCCACATTGGGTGGCTTTTTTTAAATAAGCGAAGGCAGCTGGAACTCCAAAC contains:
- the Ptpn1 gene encoding tyrosine-protein phosphatase non-receptor type 1 isoform X2 → MEMEKEFEQIDKAGNWAAIYQDIRHEASDFPCKVAKLPKNKNRNRYRDVSPFDHSRIKLHQEDNDYINASLIRMEEAQRSYILTQGPLPNTCGHFWEMVWEQKSRGVVMLNRIMEKGSLKCAQYWPQKEEKEMVFDDTNLKLTLISEDVKSYYTVRQLELENLATQEAREILHFHYTTWPDFGVPESPASFLNFLFKVRESGSLSPDHGPIVVHCSAGIGRSGTFCLADTCLLLMDKRKDPSSVDIRKVLLEMRRFRMGLIQTADQLRFSYLAVIEGAKFIMGDSSVQWKELSHEDLEPPPEHVPPPPRPPKRTLEPHNGKCKELFSNHQWVSEETCEDEDNLAREEGRAPSSAVHIVSSMSHDTEVRKRMVGGGLQSAQASVPTKEELPPTEEAQKAHWPTHWKPFLVNMCMATVLATGAYLCYRVCFH
- the Ptpn1 gene encoding tyrosine-protein phosphatase non-receptor type 1 isoform X1, whose protein sequence is MEMEKEFEQIDKAGNWAAIYQDIRHEASDFPCKVAKLPKNKNRNRYRDVSPFDHSRIKLHQEDNDYINASLIRMEEAQRSYILTQGPLPNTCGHFWEMVWEQKSRGVVMLNRIMEKGSLKCAQYWPQKEEKEMVFDDTNLKLTLISEDVKSYYTVRQLELENLATQEAREILHFHYTTWPDFGVPESPASFLNFLFKVRESGSLSPDHGPIVVHCSAGIGRSGTFCLADTCLLLMDKRKDPSSVDIRKVLLEMRRFRMGLIQTADQLRFSYLAVIEGAKFIMGDSSVQDQWKELSHEDLEPPPEHVPPPPRPPKRTLEPHNGKCKELFSNHQWVSEETCEDEDNLAREEGRAPSSAVHIVSSMSHDTEVRKRMVGGGLQSAQASVPTKEELPPTEEAQKAHWPTHWKPFLVNMCMATVLATGAYLCYRVCFH